One genomic region from Eptesicus fuscus isolate TK198812 chromosome 18, DD_ASM_mEF_20220401, whole genome shotgun sequence encodes:
- the BRPF1 gene encoding peregrin isoform X3 — MGVDFDVKTFCHNLRATKPPYECPVETCRKVYKSYSGIEYHLYHYDHDNPPPPQQTPLRKHKKKGRQSRPANKQSPSPSEVSQSPSREVMSYAQAQRMVEVDLHGRVHRISIFDNLDVVSEDEEAPEEAPENGSNKENTETPAVTPKSGKHKNKEKRKDSNHHHHHNASASTTPKLPEVVYRELEQDTPDAPPRPTSYYRYIEKSAEELDEEVEYDMDEEDYIWLDIMNERRKTEGVSPIPQEIFEYLMDRLEKESYFESHNKGDPNALVDEDAVCCICNDGECQNSNVILFCDMCNLAVHQECYGVPYIPEGQWLCRRCLQSPSRAVDCALCPNKGGAFKQTDDGRWAHVVCALWIPEVCFANTVFLEPIDSIEHIPPARWKLTCYICKQRGSGACIQCHKANCYTAFHVTCAQQAGLYMKMEPVRETGANGTSFSVRKTAYCDIHTPPGSARRLPALSHSEGEEEEDEEEDEGKSWSSEKVKKAKAKSRIKMKKARKILAEKRAAAPVVSVPCIPPHRLSKITNRLTIQRKSQFMQRLHSYWTLKRQSRNGVPLLRRLQTHLQSQRNCDQVGRDSEDKNWALKEQLKSWQRLRHDLERARLLVELIRKREKLKRETIKVQQIAMEMQLTPFLILLRKTLEQLQEKDTGNIFSEPVPLSEVPDYLDHIKKPMDFFTMKQNLEAYRYLNFDDFEEDFNLIVSNCLKYNAKDTIFYRAAVRLREQGGAVLRQARRQAEKMGIDFETGMHIPHNLAGDEAPHHTEDAAEEERLVLLENQKHLPVEEQLKLLLERLDEVNSSKQSVGRSRRAKMIKKEMTALRRKLAHQRETGRDGPERHGPSSRGSLTPHPAACDKDGQTDSAAEESSSQETSKGLGPNMSSTPAHEVGRRTSVLFSKKNPKTAGPPKRPGRPPKNRESQMTPSHGGSPVGPPQLPIMGSLRQRKRGRSPRPSSSSDSDSDKSTEDPPMDLPANGFSSGNQPVKKSFLVYRNDCSLPRSSSDSESSSSSSSSAASDRTSTTPSKQGRGKPSFSRGTFPEDSSEDTSGTENEAYSVGTGRGVGHSSKYPRPRPGMLGAQCPGLPSPLSADLPPLSHSCEVVRKSLGRGAGWLSEDEDSPLDALDLVWAKCRGYPSYPALIIDPKMPREGMFHHGVPIPVPPLEVLKLGEQMTQEAREHLYLVLFFDNKRTWQWLPRTKLVPLGVNQDLDKEKMLEGRKSNIRKSVQIAYHRALQHRSKVQGEQSSETSDSD, encoded by the exons ATGGGGGTGGACTTTGACGTGAAGACTTTCTGCCACAACTTGCGGGCGACTAAGCCACCATATGAGTGCCCCGTGGAGACTTGCCGCAAGGTCTACAAGAGTTACAGTGGTATTGAGTACCACTTGTACCATTATGACCACGACAACCCACCACCCCCGCAGCAGACTCCTCTCCGTAAGCACAAGAAGAAGGGGCGCCAGTCACGCCCAGCCAACAAGCAGTCACCCAGCCCCTCAGAGGTATCCCAGTCACCCAGCCGTGAGGTGATGAGCTATGCACAGGCCCAGCGCATGGTGGAGGTAGACCTGCACGGCCGCGTCCATCGCATCAGCATCTTTGACAACCTGGATGTGGTGTCAGAGGATGAGGAGGCCCCCGAGGAGGCCCCCGAGAATGGCAGCAACAAAGAGAACACGGAGACGCCGGCTGTGACTCCCAAGTCAGGCAAGCATAAGAACAAGGAGAAGCGCAAGGATtccaaccatcaccaccaccataatGCTTCTGCCAGCACCACTCCCAAGCTGCCAGAGGTTGTGTACCGTGAGCTGGAGCAGGACACCCCTGATGCCCCACCCCGGCCAACTTCCTATTACCG GTACATTGAAAAGTCAGCAGAGGAGCTGGATGAGGAGGTAGAGTATGACATGGATGAAGAGGACTACATCTGGCTGGATATCATGAATGAACGACGGAAGACGGAGGGTGTGAGTCCCATCCCGCAGGAGATCTTTGAGTACTTAATGGACCGGCTGGAGAAGGAGTCCTACTTTGAGAGCCACAATAAAGGCGACCCCAATGCACTAGTGGATGAGGATGCTGTGTGCTGTATCTGCAATGATGGTGAATGCCAGAACAGCAATGTCATCCTCTTTTGTGACATGTGCAACCTGGCTGTGCACCAGGAGTGCTATGGTGTCCCCTATATCCCCGAGGGCCAGTGGCTGTGCCGCCGCTGTCTACAATCACCCTCACGTGCTGTGGACTGTGCCCTGTGCCCCAATAAGGGTGGTGCCTTTAAGCAGACAGATGATGGGCGCTGGGCCCATGTGGTGTGTGCCCTGTGGATCCCTGAGGTCTGCTTTGCCAACACAGTCTTCCTGGAGCCTATCGACAGCATCGAGCACATCCCGCCAGCTCGCTGGAAGCTCACCTGCTACATTTGCAAACAGCGGGGCTCAGGGGCCTGCATTCAGTGCCACAAAGCCAACTGCTACACAGCCTTCCACGTGACATGTGCCCAGCAGGCCGGCCTTTACATGAAGATGGAGCCTGTGCGGGAGACAGGTGCCAACGGCACCTCCTTCAGCGTCCGCAAAACAGCCTACTGTGACATCCATACACCCCCAGGTTCAGCTCGCCGGCTGCCTGCCCTGTCCCACAgtgagggtgaggaggaagaggatgaggaggaggatgagggtaAGAGTTGGAGTTCAGAGAAGGTCAAGAAGGCCAAGGCCAAGTCCCGGATCAAGATGAAGAAGGCACGAAAGATCCTGGCAGAGAAGAGGGCAGCAGCACCTGTGGTGTCAGTGCCCTGCATTCCACCACACAG GCTCAGTAAAATTACCAACCGCCTAACAATCCAAAGGAAGAGCCAGTTCATGCAGAGGCTGCACAGCTACTGGACACTGAAGCGGCAGTCACGGAATGGGGTCCCGCTGTTACGTCGCCTGCAGACACACTTGCAGTCTCAGAGGAACTGTGACCAAGTTGGG AGAGATTCTGAGGATAAGAACTGGGCCCTCAAAGAACAGCTCAAGTCCTGGCAGCGGCTCCGGCATGACCTAGAGAGAGCTCGGCTGCTGGTAGAGCTGATTCGCAAGCGGGAGAAACTCAAAAGGGAGACG ATCAAGGTCCAGCAGATCGCCATGGAGATGCAGCTGACCCCCTTTCTCATCCTCCTTCGCAAAACCTTGGAGCAGCTCCAAGAGAAGGACACGGGCAACATCTTCAGCGAGCCGGTCCCTCTGTCTGAG GTACCTGACTACCTAGACCACATCAAAAAGCCCATGGATTTTTTCACCATGAAGCAGAACTTGGAGGCTTACCGCTACCTGAACTTTGATGATTTTGAGGAGGACTTCAACCTCATCGTCAGCAACTGCCTCAAGTATAACGCCAAGGATACCATCTTCTACCGGGCAGCGGTGCGGCTCCGTGAGCAGGGTGGTGCTGTGCTCCGCCAGGCCCGGCGCCAGGCAGAAAAAATGGGCATTGACTTTGAGACGGGCATGCATATCCCCCACAACCTGGCTGGAGACGAGGCCCCACACCACACTGAAGATG CAGCAGAGGAGGAGCGGCTGGTCCTGCTGGAGAACCAGAAGCACCTGCCAGTGGAAGAGCAGCTGAAGTTGTTGCTGGAACGGTTAGATGAAGTGAATTCCAGCAAGCAGAGTGTGGGCCGCTCACGGCGCGCCAAGATGATCAAGAAAGAGATGACAGCGCTTCGGCGGAAGCTTGCCCACCAGCGGGAAACTGGAAGGGATGGGCCTGAGCGCCATGGCCCTTCCAGCCGGGGCAGCCTGACACCTCACCCAGCAGCCTGTGACAAGGATGGGCAGACAGACAGTGCCGCTGAGGAGAGCAGCAGCCAGGAGACAAGCAAAG gcctgggtcccaacaTGTCCTCAACCCCCGCACATGAGGTGGGCAGGAGAACCTCAGTTCTGTTCTCCAAAAAGAACCCGAAGACAGCTGGACCGCCCAAGAGGCCGGGCCGGCCCCCCAAAAACCGGGAGAGCCAGATGACCCCCAGCCACGGAGGCAGTCCTGTGGGGCCCCCTCAGCTTCCCATCATGGGCTCCCTGCGTCAGCGCAAGCGGGGTAGGAGCCCCCGGCCCAGTTCGAGCTCAGACAGCGACAGTGATAAATCCACAGAAGACCCCCCAATGG ACTTACCAGCCAATGGCTTCAGCAGTGGAAACCAGCCAGTCAAGAAGAGTTTCTTGGTATATCGTAACGACTGCAGCCTTCCCCGGAGCAGCTCAGACTCTGAGtccagcagcagtagcagcagcagtgcTGCCTCAGATCGGACCAG CACAACACCCTCAAAACAAGGCAGGGGCAAGCCCTCCTTCTCTCGGGGTACATTCCCAGAGGACAGCAGTGAAGATACCTCAGGCACTGAGAATGAGGCCTACTCCGTGGGTACTGGCCGCGGTGTGGGCCACAGCAGTAAGTACCCCCGCCCAAGGCCAGGGATGCTGGGGGCCCAGTGTCCGGGCCTTCCCAGCCCCCTGTCTGCTGATCTGCCCCCTCTCTCCCATTCCTGTGAAGTGGTAAGGAAGAGTCTGGGccggggagctggctggctgtcagAGGATGAGGACTCCCCGCTGGATGCTCTGGACCTGGTGTGGGCCAAATGCCGAGGGTATCCATCGTACCCAGCTCTG ATCATTGATCCAAAGATGCCCCGGGAAGGTATGTTCCACCATGGGGTTCCCATTCCTGTGCCCCCACTAGAGGTGCTGAAACTTGGGGAGCAGATGACCCAGGAAGCCCGAGAGCATCTCTACCTCGTCCTCTTCTTTGACAACAAGCGAACCTg gcaatggctgcctaggactAAGCTGGTTCCTCTGGGTGTGAACCAGGACCTCGACAAGGAGAAGATGCTGGAGGGCCGCAAGTCTAACATCCGCAAATCAGTGCAGATTGCCTACCACAGGGCTCTGCAACACCGCAGCAAGGTCCAGGGCGAGCAGAGCAGCGAGACCAGTGATAGTGACTGA
- the BRPF1 gene encoding peregrin isoform X8, with protein MGVDFDVKTFCHNLRATKPPYECPVETCRKVYKSYSGIEYHLYHYDHDNPPPPQQTPLRKHKKKGRQSRPANKQSPSPSEVSQSPSREVMSYAQAQRMVEVDLHGRVHRISIFDNLDVVSEDEEAPEEAPENGSNKENTETPAVTPKSGKHKNKEKRKDSNHHHHHNASASTTPKLPEVVYRELEQDTPDAPPRPTSYYRYIEKSAEELDEEVEYDMDEEDYIWLDIMNERRKTEGVSPIPQEIFEYLMDRLEKESYFESHNKGDPNALVDEDAVCCICNDGECQNSNVILFCDMCNLAVHQECYGVPYIPEGQWLCRRCLQSPSRAVDCALCPNKGGAFKQTDDGRWAHVVCALWIPEVCFANTVFLEPIDSIEHIPPARWKLTCYICKQRGSGACIQCHKANCYTAFHVTCAQQAGLYMKMEPVRETGANGTSFSVRKTAYCDIHTPPGSARRLPALSHSEGEEEEDEEEDEGKSWSSEKVKKAKAKSRIKMKKARKILAEKRAAAPVVSVPCIPPHRLSKITNRLTIQRKSQFMQRLHSYWTLKRQSRNGVPLLRRLQTHLQSQRNCDQVGRDSEDKNWALKEQLKSWQRLRHDLERARLLVELIRKREKLKRETIKVQQIAMEMQLTPFLILLRKTLEQLQEKDTGNIFSEPVPLSEVPDYLDHIKKPMDFFTMKQNLEAYRYLNFDDFEEDFNLIVSNCLKYNAKDTIFYRAAVRLREQGGAVLRQARRQAEKMGIDFETGMHIPHNLAGDEAPHHTEDAEEERLVLLENQKHLPVEEQLKLLLERLDEVNSSKQSVGRSRRAKMIKKEMTALRRKLAHQRETGRDGPERHGPSSRGSLTPHPAACDKDGQTDSAAEESSSQETSKGLGPNMSSTPAHEVGRRTSVLFSKKNPKTAGPPKRPGRPPKNRESQMTPSHGGSPVGPPQLPIMGSLRQRKRGRSPRPSSSSDSDSDKSTEDPPMDLPANGFSSGNQPVKKSFLVYRNDCSLPRSSSDSESSSSSSSSAASDRTSTTPSKQGRGKPSFSRGTFPEDSSEDTSGTENEAYSVGTGRGVGHSMVRKSLGRGAGWLSEDEDSPLDALDLVWAKCRGYPSYPALIIDPKMPREGMFHHGVPIPVPPLEVLKLGEQMTQEAREHLYLVLFFDNKRTWQWLPRTKLVPLGVNQDLDKEKMLEGRKSNIRKSVQIAYHRALQHRSKVQGEQSSETSDSD; from the exons ATGGGGGTGGACTTTGACGTGAAGACTTTCTGCCACAACTTGCGGGCGACTAAGCCACCATATGAGTGCCCCGTGGAGACTTGCCGCAAGGTCTACAAGAGTTACAGTGGTATTGAGTACCACTTGTACCATTATGACCACGACAACCCACCACCCCCGCAGCAGACTCCTCTCCGTAAGCACAAGAAGAAGGGGCGCCAGTCACGCCCAGCCAACAAGCAGTCACCCAGCCCCTCAGAGGTATCCCAGTCACCCAGCCGTGAGGTGATGAGCTATGCACAGGCCCAGCGCATGGTGGAGGTAGACCTGCACGGCCGCGTCCATCGCATCAGCATCTTTGACAACCTGGATGTGGTGTCAGAGGATGAGGAGGCCCCCGAGGAGGCCCCCGAGAATGGCAGCAACAAAGAGAACACGGAGACGCCGGCTGTGACTCCCAAGTCAGGCAAGCATAAGAACAAGGAGAAGCGCAAGGATtccaaccatcaccaccaccataatGCTTCTGCCAGCACCACTCCCAAGCTGCCAGAGGTTGTGTACCGTGAGCTGGAGCAGGACACCCCTGATGCCCCACCCCGGCCAACTTCCTATTACCG GTACATTGAAAAGTCAGCAGAGGAGCTGGATGAGGAGGTAGAGTATGACATGGATGAAGAGGACTACATCTGGCTGGATATCATGAATGAACGACGGAAGACGGAGGGTGTGAGTCCCATCCCGCAGGAGATCTTTGAGTACTTAATGGACCGGCTGGAGAAGGAGTCCTACTTTGAGAGCCACAATAAAGGCGACCCCAATGCACTAGTGGATGAGGATGCTGTGTGCTGTATCTGCAATGATGGTGAATGCCAGAACAGCAATGTCATCCTCTTTTGTGACATGTGCAACCTGGCTGTGCACCAGGAGTGCTATGGTGTCCCCTATATCCCCGAGGGCCAGTGGCTGTGCCGCCGCTGTCTACAATCACCCTCACGTGCTGTGGACTGTGCCCTGTGCCCCAATAAGGGTGGTGCCTTTAAGCAGACAGATGATGGGCGCTGGGCCCATGTGGTGTGTGCCCTGTGGATCCCTGAGGTCTGCTTTGCCAACACAGTCTTCCTGGAGCCTATCGACAGCATCGAGCACATCCCGCCAGCTCGCTGGAAGCTCACCTGCTACATTTGCAAACAGCGGGGCTCAGGGGCCTGCATTCAGTGCCACAAAGCCAACTGCTACACAGCCTTCCACGTGACATGTGCCCAGCAGGCCGGCCTTTACATGAAGATGGAGCCTGTGCGGGAGACAGGTGCCAACGGCACCTCCTTCAGCGTCCGCAAAACAGCCTACTGTGACATCCATACACCCCCAGGTTCAGCTCGCCGGCTGCCTGCCCTGTCCCACAgtgagggtgaggaggaagaggatgaggaggaggatgagggtaAGAGTTGGAGTTCAGAGAAGGTCAAGAAGGCCAAGGCCAAGTCCCGGATCAAGATGAAGAAGGCACGAAAGATCCTGGCAGAGAAGAGGGCAGCAGCACCTGTGGTGTCAGTGCCCTGCATTCCACCACACAG GCTCAGTAAAATTACCAACCGCCTAACAATCCAAAGGAAGAGCCAGTTCATGCAGAGGCTGCACAGCTACTGGACACTGAAGCGGCAGTCACGGAATGGGGTCCCGCTGTTACGTCGCCTGCAGACACACTTGCAGTCTCAGAGGAACTGTGACCAAGTTGGG AGAGATTCTGAGGATAAGAACTGGGCCCTCAAAGAACAGCTCAAGTCCTGGCAGCGGCTCCGGCATGACCTAGAGAGAGCTCGGCTGCTGGTAGAGCTGATTCGCAAGCGGGAGAAACTCAAAAGGGAGACG ATCAAGGTCCAGCAGATCGCCATGGAGATGCAGCTGACCCCCTTTCTCATCCTCCTTCGCAAAACCTTGGAGCAGCTCCAAGAGAAGGACACGGGCAACATCTTCAGCGAGCCGGTCCCTCTGTCTGAG GTACCTGACTACCTAGACCACATCAAAAAGCCCATGGATTTTTTCACCATGAAGCAGAACTTGGAGGCTTACCGCTACCTGAACTTTGATGATTTTGAGGAGGACTTCAACCTCATCGTCAGCAACTGCCTCAAGTATAACGCCAAGGATACCATCTTCTACCGGGCAGCGGTGCGGCTCCGTGAGCAGGGTGGTGCTGTGCTCCGCCAGGCCCGGCGCCAGGCAGAAAAAATGGGCATTGACTTTGAGACGGGCATGCATATCCCCCACAACCTGGCTGGAGACGAGGCCCCACACCACACTGAAGATG CAGAGGAGGAGCGGCTGGTCCTGCTGGAGAACCAGAAGCACCTGCCAGTGGAAGAGCAGCTGAAGTTGTTGCTGGAACGGTTAGATGAAGTGAATTCCAGCAAGCAGAGTGTGGGCCGCTCACGGCGCGCCAAGATGATCAAGAAAGAGATGACAGCGCTTCGGCGGAAGCTTGCCCACCAGCGGGAAACTGGAAGGGATGGGCCTGAGCGCCATGGCCCTTCCAGCCGGGGCAGCCTGACACCTCACCCAGCAGCCTGTGACAAGGATGGGCAGACAGACAGTGCCGCTGAGGAGAGCAGCAGCCAGGAGACAAGCAAAG gcctgggtcccaacaTGTCCTCAACCCCCGCACATGAGGTGGGCAGGAGAACCTCAGTTCTGTTCTCCAAAAAGAACCCGAAGACAGCTGGACCGCCCAAGAGGCCGGGCCGGCCCCCCAAAAACCGGGAGAGCCAGATGACCCCCAGCCACGGAGGCAGTCCTGTGGGGCCCCCTCAGCTTCCCATCATGGGCTCCCTGCGTCAGCGCAAGCGGGGTAGGAGCCCCCGGCCCAGTTCGAGCTCAGACAGCGACAGTGATAAATCCACAGAAGACCCCCCAATGG ACTTACCAGCCAATGGCTTCAGCAGTGGAAACCAGCCAGTCAAGAAGAGTTTCTTGGTATATCGTAACGACTGCAGCCTTCCCCGGAGCAGCTCAGACTCTGAGtccagcagcagtagcagcagcagtgcTGCCTCAGATCGGACCAG CACAACACCCTCAAAACAAGGCAGGGGCAAGCCCTCCTTCTCTCGGGGTACATTCCCAGAGGACAGCAGTGAAGATACCTCAGGCACTGAGAATGAGGCCTACTCCGTGGGTACTGGCCGCGGTGTGGGCCACAGCA TGGTAAGGAAGAGTCTGGGccggggagctggctggctgtcagAGGATGAGGACTCCCCGCTGGATGCTCTGGACCTGGTGTGGGCCAAATGCCGAGGGTATCCATCGTACCCAGCTCTG ATCATTGATCCAAAGATGCCCCGGGAAGGTATGTTCCACCATGGGGTTCCCATTCCTGTGCCCCCACTAGAGGTGCTGAAACTTGGGGAGCAGATGACCCAGGAAGCCCGAGAGCATCTCTACCTCGTCCTCTTCTTTGACAACAAGCGAACCTg gcaatggctgcctaggactAAGCTGGTTCCTCTGGGTGTGAACCAGGACCTCGACAAGGAGAAGATGCTGGAGGGCCGCAAGTCTAACATCCGCAAATCAGTGCAGATTGCCTACCACAGGGCTCTGCAACACCGCAGCAAGGTCCAGGGCGAGCAGAGCAGCGAGACCAGTGATAGTGACTGA
- the BRPF1 gene encoding peregrin isoform X4 → MGVDFDVKTFCHNLRATKPPYECPVETCRKVYKSYSGIEYHLYHYDHDNPPPPQQTPLRKHKKKGRQSRPANKQSPSPSEVSQSPSREVMSYAQAQRMVEVDLHGRVHRISIFDNLDVVSEDEEAPEEAPENGSNKENTETPAVTPKSGKHKNKEKRKDSNHHHHHNASASTTPKLPEVVYRELEQDTPDAPPRPTSYYRYIEKSAEELDEEVEYDMDEEDYIWLDIMNERRKTEGVSPIPQEIFEYLMDRLEKESYFESHNKGDPNALVDEDAVCCICNDGECQNSNVILFCDMCNLAVHQECYGVPYIPEGQWLCRRCLQSPSRAVDCALCPNKGGAFKQTDDGRWAHVVCALWIPEVCFANTVFLEPIDSIEHIPPARWKLTCYICKQRGSGACIQCHKANCYTAFHVTCAQQAGLYMKMEPVRETGANGTSFSVRKTAYCDIHTPPGSARRLPALSHSEGEEEEDEEEDEGKSWSSEKVKKAKAKSRIKMKKARKILAEKRAAAPVVSVPCIPPHRLSKITNRLTIQRKSQFMQRLHSYWTLKRQSRNGVPLLRRLQTHLQSQRNCDQVGRDSEDKNWALKEQLKSWQRLRHDLERARLLVELIRKREKLKRETIKVQQIAMEMQLTPFLILLRKTLEQLQEKDTGNIFSEPVPLSEVPDYLDHIKKPMDFFTMKQNLEAYRYLNFDDFEEDFNLIVSNCLKYNAKDTIFYRAAVRLREQGGAVLRQARRQAEKMGIDFETGMHIPHNLAGDEAPHHTEDAEEERLVLLENQKHLPVEEQLKLLLERLDEVNSSKQSVGRSRRAKMIKKEMTALRRKLAHQRETGRDGPERHGPSSRGSLTPHPAACDKDGQTDSAAEESSSQETSKGLGPNMSSTPAHEVGRRTSVLFSKKNPKTAGPPKRPGRPPKNRESQMTPSHGGSPVGPPQLPIMGSLRQRKRGRSPRPSSSSDSDSDKSTEDPPMDLPANGFSSGNQPVKKSFLVYRNDCSLPRSSSDSESSSSSSSSAASDRTSTTPSKQGRGKPSFSRGTFPEDSSEDTSGTENEAYSVGTGRGVGHSSKYPRPRPGMLGAQCPGLPSPLSADLPPLSHSCEVVRKSLGRGAGWLSEDEDSPLDALDLVWAKCRGYPSYPALIIDPKMPREGMFHHGVPIPVPPLEVLKLGEQMTQEAREHLYLVLFFDNKRTWQWLPRTKLVPLGVNQDLDKEKMLEGRKSNIRKSVQIAYHRALQHRSKVQGEQSSETSDSD, encoded by the exons ATGGGGGTGGACTTTGACGTGAAGACTTTCTGCCACAACTTGCGGGCGACTAAGCCACCATATGAGTGCCCCGTGGAGACTTGCCGCAAGGTCTACAAGAGTTACAGTGGTATTGAGTACCACTTGTACCATTATGACCACGACAACCCACCACCCCCGCAGCAGACTCCTCTCCGTAAGCACAAGAAGAAGGGGCGCCAGTCACGCCCAGCCAACAAGCAGTCACCCAGCCCCTCAGAGGTATCCCAGTCACCCAGCCGTGAGGTGATGAGCTATGCACAGGCCCAGCGCATGGTGGAGGTAGACCTGCACGGCCGCGTCCATCGCATCAGCATCTTTGACAACCTGGATGTGGTGTCAGAGGATGAGGAGGCCCCCGAGGAGGCCCCCGAGAATGGCAGCAACAAAGAGAACACGGAGACGCCGGCTGTGACTCCCAAGTCAGGCAAGCATAAGAACAAGGAGAAGCGCAAGGATtccaaccatcaccaccaccataatGCTTCTGCCAGCACCACTCCCAAGCTGCCAGAGGTTGTGTACCGTGAGCTGGAGCAGGACACCCCTGATGCCCCACCCCGGCCAACTTCCTATTACCG GTACATTGAAAAGTCAGCAGAGGAGCTGGATGAGGAGGTAGAGTATGACATGGATGAAGAGGACTACATCTGGCTGGATATCATGAATGAACGACGGAAGACGGAGGGTGTGAGTCCCATCCCGCAGGAGATCTTTGAGTACTTAATGGACCGGCTGGAGAAGGAGTCCTACTTTGAGAGCCACAATAAAGGCGACCCCAATGCACTAGTGGATGAGGATGCTGTGTGCTGTATCTGCAATGATGGTGAATGCCAGAACAGCAATGTCATCCTCTTTTGTGACATGTGCAACCTGGCTGTGCACCAGGAGTGCTATGGTGTCCCCTATATCCCCGAGGGCCAGTGGCTGTGCCGCCGCTGTCTACAATCACCCTCACGTGCTGTGGACTGTGCCCTGTGCCCCAATAAGGGTGGTGCCTTTAAGCAGACAGATGATGGGCGCTGGGCCCATGTGGTGTGTGCCCTGTGGATCCCTGAGGTCTGCTTTGCCAACACAGTCTTCCTGGAGCCTATCGACAGCATCGAGCACATCCCGCCAGCTCGCTGGAAGCTCACCTGCTACATTTGCAAACAGCGGGGCTCAGGGGCCTGCATTCAGTGCCACAAAGCCAACTGCTACACAGCCTTCCACGTGACATGTGCCCAGCAGGCCGGCCTTTACATGAAGATGGAGCCTGTGCGGGAGACAGGTGCCAACGGCACCTCCTTCAGCGTCCGCAAAACAGCCTACTGTGACATCCATACACCCCCAGGTTCAGCTCGCCGGCTGCCTGCCCTGTCCCACAgtgagggtgaggaggaagaggatgaggaggaggatgagggtaAGAGTTGGAGTTCAGAGAAGGTCAAGAAGGCCAAGGCCAAGTCCCGGATCAAGATGAAGAAGGCACGAAAGATCCTGGCAGAGAAGAGGGCAGCAGCACCTGTGGTGTCAGTGCCCTGCATTCCACCACACAG GCTCAGTAAAATTACCAACCGCCTAACAATCCAAAGGAAGAGCCAGTTCATGCAGAGGCTGCACAGCTACTGGACACTGAAGCGGCAGTCACGGAATGGGGTCCCGCTGTTACGTCGCCTGCAGACACACTTGCAGTCTCAGAGGAACTGTGACCAAGTTGGG AGAGATTCTGAGGATAAGAACTGGGCCCTCAAAGAACAGCTCAAGTCCTGGCAGCGGCTCCGGCATGACCTAGAGAGAGCTCGGCTGCTGGTAGAGCTGATTCGCAAGCGGGAGAAACTCAAAAGGGAGACG ATCAAGGTCCAGCAGATCGCCATGGAGATGCAGCTGACCCCCTTTCTCATCCTCCTTCGCAAAACCTTGGAGCAGCTCCAAGAGAAGGACACGGGCAACATCTTCAGCGAGCCGGTCCCTCTGTCTGAG GTACCTGACTACCTAGACCACATCAAAAAGCCCATGGATTTTTTCACCATGAAGCAGAACTTGGAGGCTTACCGCTACCTGAACTTTGATGATTTTGAGGAGGACTTCAACCTCATCGTCAGCAACTGCCTCAAGTATAACGCCAAGGATACCATCTTCTACCGGGCAGCGGTGCGGCTCCGTGAGCAGGGTGGTGCTGTGCTCCGCCAGGCCCGGCGCCAGGCAGAAAAAATGGGCATTGACTTTGAGACGGGCATGCATATCCCCCACAACCTGGCTGGAGACGAGGCCCCACACCACACTGAAGATG CAGAGGAGGAGCGGCTGGTCCTGCTGGAGAACCAGAAGCACCTGCCAGTGGAAGAGCAGCTGAAGTTGTTGCTGGAACGGTTAGATGAAGTGAATTCCAGCAAGCAGAGTGTGGGCCGCTCACGGCGCGCCAAGATGATCAAGAAAGAGATGACAGCGCTTCGGCGGAAGCTTGCCCACCAGCGGGAAACTGGAAGGGATGGGCCTGAGCGCCATGGCCCTTCCAGCCGGGGCAGCCTGACACCTCACCCAGCAGCCTGTGACAAGGATGGGCAGACAGACAGTGCCGCTGAGGAGAGCAGCAGCCAGGAGACAAGCAAAG gcctgggtcccaacaTGTCCTCAACCCCCGCACATGAGGTGGGCAGGAGAACCTCAGTTCTGTTCTCCAAAAAGAACCCGAAGACAGCTGGACCGCCCAAGAGGCCGGGCCGGCCCCCCAAAAACCGGGAGAGCCAGATGACCCCCAGCCACGGAGGCAGTCCTGTGGGGCCCCCTCAGCTTCCCATCATGGGCTCCCTGCGTCAGCGCAAGCGGGGTAGGAGCCCCCGGCCCAGTTCGAGCTCAGACAGCGACAGTGATAAATCCACAGAAGACCCCCCAATGG ACTTACCAGCCAATGGCTTCAGCAGTGGAAACCAGCCAGTCAAGAAGAGTTTCTTGGTATATCGTAACGACTGCAGCCTTCCCCGGAGCAGCTCAGACTCTGAGtccagcagcagtagcagcagcagtgcTGCCTCAGATCGGACCAG CACAACACCCTCAAAACAAGGCAGGGGCAAGCCCTCCTTCTCTCGGGGTACATTCCCAGAGGACAGCAGTGAAGATACCTCAGGCACTGAGAATGAGGCCTACTCCGTGGGTACTGGCCGCGGTGTGGGCCACAGCAGTAAGTACCCCCGCCCAAGGCCAGGGATGCTGGGGGCCCAGTGTCCGGGCCTTCCCAGCCCCCTGTCTGCTGATCTGCCCCCTCTCTCCCATTCCTGTGAAGTGGTAAGGAAGAGTCTGGGccggggagctggctggctgtcagAGGATGAGGACTCCCCGCTGGATGCTCTGGACCTGGTGTGGGCCAAATGCCGAGGGTATCCATCGTACCCAGCTCTG ATCATTGATCCAAAGATGCCCCGGGAAGGTATGTTCCACCATGGGGTTCCCATTCCTGTGCCCCCACTAGAGGTGCTGAAACTTGGGGAGCAGATGACCCAGGAAGCCCGAGAGCATCTCTACCTCGTCCTCTTCTTTGACAACAAGCGAACCTg gcaatggctgcctaggactAAGCTGGTTCCTCTGGGTGTGAACCAGGACCTCGACAAGGAGAAGATGCTGGAGGGCCGCAAGTCTAACATCCGCAAATCAGTGCAGATTGCCTACCACAGGGCTCTGCAACACCGCAGCAAGGTCCAGGGCGAGCAGAGCAGCGAGACCAGTGATAGTGACTGA